The Salvia miltiorrhiza cultivar Shanhuang (shh) chromosome 1, IMPLAD_Smil_shh, whole genome shotgun sequence genome has a window encoding:
- the LOC131018724 gene encoding uncharacterized protein LOC131018724 produces MGLASSPSDQCCAAILKSFVFFVLISAVGFTEASIHIYHRDPFREVGTAYLLSGGSEGIAASAAQHARSYIRFENITFWRSKEAAEHRPALAYNGGLVQVVIFEAADRDNIGGSPYGGQRSICCTPDLAKLEGCKQGEVIRTPSAADRNWPVVISVYFRGNMLSAHMKKNKEVNIKSTGMYNLFFITCDPKLKGLRVTGRTVWRNPTGFLPGRMAPLMKFYVFMSLAYAILCGIWVFQYVRHWNDVLLLQHCITSVIALGLLEMTFWYFDYAYFNSSGTRPAGITTWVVTIGAIRRTISRILILSVAMGYGVVRPTLGGLTTKVLLVGVTYFLASEMLNVAEYVGSINDIAGRVRVFFVLPVAFLDAFLISWIFTSLSKTLEQLQAKRSSIKLEIYRKFSNALAVTVIASVVWIGYEVYFKATDPFNERWQNAWIVTAFWDILAFALLCVICYLWAPSQSCQRYAYMDNNEGDTDEEETESLCKETPKGSISLVKQDRKDDETSDQEEAEEGKTE; encoded by the exons ATGGGCCTCGCCAGCAGCCCTTCGGATCAATGCTGCGCCGCCATTCTCAAATCTTTCGTATTCTTTGTACTAATATCAGCCGTTGGATTCACTGAAGCCTCGATTCACATCTACCACCGAGATCCATTCCGAGAAGTCGGCACCGCTTATCTCCTCTCCGGCGGCAGCGAAGGcatcgccgcctccgccgcccaGCACGCCCGCTCTTACATCCG ATTCGAGAACATAACTTTCTGGAGGAGTAAAGAAGCTGCTGAGCATCGCCCAGCTCTGGCCTACAATGGTGGGTTGGTTCAGGTTGTTATTTTTGAGGCAGCTGATCGCGATAATATTGGCGGATCTCCTTATGGTGGGCAGAGATCGATCTGTTGTACCCCGGATCTTGCCAAATTGGAAGGGTGCAAACAAGGAGAAGTAATAAGAACACCGTCAGCAGCTGATAGGAACTGGCCGGTtgttatcagtgtgtattttaGAGGAAACATGTTATCCGCACATATGAAAAAGAACAAAGAAGTCAACATAAAGAGCACCGGAATGTACAACTTATTCTTCATAACGTGTGATCCAAAGCTTAAAGGACTGAGGGTAACAGGAAGGACAGTGTGGAGAAACCCTACTGGCTTTTTACCTGGTAGGATGGCCCCTCTGATGAAGTTCTATGTATTTATGTCTCTTGCTTATGCGATACTTTGTGGCATCTGGGTTTTCCAGTATGTTAGACATTGGAACGACGTTTTACTGCTGCAACACTGCATCACTTCTGTTATTGCTCTTGGGTTGTTGGAGATGACATTCTGGTATTTTGACTATGCATACTTCAATAGCTCTGGAACTAGGCCGGCTGGAATCACAACCTGGGTTGTGACAATTGGAGCGATAAGGAGAACTATTTCACGCATTCTTATTCTTTCTGTTGCTATGGGCTATGGTGTTGTGCGTCCAACCCTTGGCGGTCTAACAACAAAGGTGCTTCTAGTTGGAGTCACCTACTTCTTGGCATCAGAAATGCTTAACGTTGCAGAGTATGTGGGAAGCATAAATGACATAGCAGGACGAGTTAGAGTGTTTTTTGTCCTTCCAGTTGCATTTTTGGATGCATTTTTGATTTCGTGGATTTTCACTTCTCTTTCAAAAACATTAGAGCAACTACAG GCTAAAAGAAGTTCTATTAAATTGGAGATATACAGAAAATTCTCGAACGCTCTAGCAGTTACTGTTATTGCTTCAGTCGTGTGGATAGGATATGAG GTTTATTTCAAAGCAACAGATCCCTTCAATGAAAGGTGGCAGAATGCTTGGATTGTCACAGCTTTCTGGGATATTCTTGCATTTGCCTTGCTCTGTGTAATCTGCTATCTTTGGGCTCCATCGCAGAGTTGCCAAAG GTATGCATACATGGACAATAACGAAGGAGACACAGACGAAGAAGAAACAGAATCGTTATGTAAAGAAACACCTAAAGGCAGTATCAGTTTAGTGAAGCAAGACAGGAAGGATGACGAAACTTctgatcaagaagaggctgaaGAAGGTAAGACGGAATAG
- the LOC131005893 gene encoding uncharacterized protein LOC131005893 has protein sequence MLAKQAWRILHGGDSLLCRSLKARYFPRTDVLLASKPHNPSFTRKSLLVGRDLLLEGIAWKVGNGSRIRLGIDRWLPNGFGNYRAARVNDGWQDSTLSEVMLADDYEWDWEKWANMVQDGELACLPQFVRPMANDDTPFWPTGKFNTYSVKSGYLLACDIAKRNVASSSSSSCSLWHWIWGLEVIPKVKLFMWRGLAGAIPTAMALRGRSIEVDPKCRRCGAHEENLEHALRDCHWAVFLWATSPLRLPTHGNGEVLPISCWFERIRSNPDRETHNLFATVAWVVWYGRNLLLFQNKEVTHQDCFLIARRALCPKLLVPFQSSTMATSVECTRDLQVKVSCDAAIVNGSGAGFGAVISDKDDTFRGCCYDFMTGSVTAEEGEALAGLRGLQMCADRGVPDVVLETDSRQLLYWRLINQDKDPSYIGDITTKILSLANHFRHCAFSWTRREGNAMADKLAKFAVSFHVASFTFF, from the coding sequence ATGTTGGCTAAGCAAGCATGGCGCATCCTCCACGGTGGTGATTCTCTCTTGTGTCGTTCACTCAAAGCTCGATATTTTCCTAGAACCGATGTCCTCCTAGCTAGCAAACCGCACAACCCATCTTTTACACGGAAAAGTTTGTTAGTAGGTCGAGATCTCTTATTGGAAGGTATTGCTTGGAAGGTCGGCAACGGGAGCAGAATTCGCTTGGGGATCGATCGTTGGTTACCGAATGGTTTTGGTAATTATCGTGCAGCGAGGGTGAATGATGGTTGGCAGGATTCAACCTTATCAGAAGTTATGTTGGCTGATGATTATGAGTGGGATTGGGAGAAATGGGCAAATATGGTACAGGATGGGGAGTTAGCGTGTTTACCACAGTTCGTGCGCCCCATGGCCAATGACGACACCCCTTTTTGGCCAACCGGTAAGTTTAACACGTATTCGGTGAAATCTGGTTACTTATTGGCATGTGATATTGCAAAGCGGAATGTGGcgtcctcttcctcttcctcttgtTCTCTGTGGCATTGGATATGGGGTTTAGAAGTTATACCCAAAGTTAAGCTGTTTATGTGGCGTGGTCTTGCGGGGGCGATTCCCACGGCCATGGCACTAAGGGGAAGATCGATTGAAGTGGATCCAAAATGTAGAAGATGTGGTGCCCATGAGGAGAACCTTGAACATGCTTTGAGGGATTGTCATTGGGCGGTTTTTTTATGGGCTACTTCCCCCCTTCGACTGCCAACTCACGGCAATGGAGAGGTGCTTCCTATTTCATGCTGGTTCGAGCGCATTCGCAGCAATCCAGATCGAGAAACTCACAATCTGTTCGCTACGGTGGCGTGGGTGGTGTGGTATGGTAGGAACTTGCTACTGTTTCAAAACAAGGAGGTGACGCACCAGGACTGTTTCCTTATTGCCAGGAGGGCGCTGTGCCCAAAGTTGCTAGTTCCTTTTCAAAGCTCAACAATGGCGACATCTGTGGAGTGCACCAGGGATCTTCAAGTCAAAGTGTCATGCGATGCAGCGATTGTGAATGGATCAGGAGCTGGTTTTGGGGCTGTTATCTCTGATAAGGACGACACTTTCCGGGGCTGCTGCTATGATTTTATGACTGGATCAGTTACAGCTGAGGAAGGTGAAGCTTTAGCTGGTCTTCGCGGTCTACAAATGTGCGCGGACAGGGGAGTCCCCGATGTGGTTCTCGAAACGGACAGCCGCCAACTGCTTTATTGGCGCCTCATCAACCAAGACAAGGACCCCTCATATATTGGCGACATAACGACAAAGATCCTTTCTTTAGCTAACCATTTCAGGCATTGTGCGTTTAGTTGGACTCGACGAGAAGGAAATGCCATGGCGGATAAGCTTGCTAAGTTTGCTGTTTCTTTTCATGTTGCTAGCTTCACCTTTTTCTGA